In Deltaproteobacteria bacterium, the genomic stretch CAAGGGGCTGGCCGAACGCTTTCTATCCACCGGGTCAGAAGTGCTCAAAGGCATTGGCGACGACTGTGCCGTGCTGAGGATCGGAAACGAAGCTCTCCTTTTAACGACCGATATCCTGGTCGAAGGTGTTCATTTTACAAGGGATAACCTGGACCCGGCGATGCTGGCGCAAAAGCTTCTGGCCATCAATCTTTCTGATATAGCGGCCATGGGGGGTCGCGTCAAGGCGGGACTGCTTACGGTGGCCCTGACGCCCGAGACAGAGCTGGCGTTCTGGGAAGCCTTTGCCAGCACCTTGTATGACGAATTCAGAAGCCGTCATATAGACCTCCTCGGCGGAGACACCTCGTCCTCGCCCGGCCCACTGATTTTTAATCTTGTATTATTGGGCCGGGCCGATCCAAAGAAAGTTCTTTACCGATCCGGCGGCCGGGCCGGTGACCTGGTTTTTGTTTCGCGTCCTTTAGGCGACGCCGCGGCGGGGTTGGCTCTTCAAGATCAATCAGCCCCGGAAGTTGACTTGGAGATTCGGGAGTATTTACGGAATGCCTTGGAATCTCCCCGAGCCGAAGAAGAATTGGGCCTTCTTTTGGCTGAAAGCGGCCTGGTGACGTCCATGATTGACGTCTCTGACGGCCTGGCAACAGATTTGA encodes the following:
- the thiL gene encoding thiamine-phosphate kinase, with product MTKLKDIGELDLIKGLAERFLSTGSEVLKGIGDDCAVLRIGNEALLLTTDILVEGVHFTRDNLDPAMLAQKLLAINLSDIAAMGGRVKAGLLTVALTPETELAFWEAFASTLYDEFRSRHIDLLGGDTSSSPGPLIFNLVLLGRADPKKVLYRSGGRAGDLVFVSRPLGDAAAGLALQDQSAPEVDLEIREYLRNALESPRAEEELGLLLAESGLVTSMIDVSDGLATDLNHLVEASALGAEIFLDDLPLSKEAQALANELNVDPIEWALFGGEDYALLFTVPGSSVEALRQMVHEGLDREIWRVAQVTPKPGLFCLSEGRSRPLTSRGYEHFRSKGS